A genome region from Macaca nemestrina isolate mMacNem1 chromosome 15, mMacNem.hap1, whole genome shotgun sequence includes the following:
- the LOC105496515 gene encoding beta-defensin 126, which translates to MAVRSGNFYVKRCLNDIGICKKTCKPEEVRSEHGWVMCGKRKACCVPADKRSAYPSFCVRSKTTKTSTVTATATATTATAATPLMISNGLISSMTTMAATPVSPTT; encoded by the coding sequence GTAATTTTTATGTGAAAAGGTGTCTAAACGACATTGGAATTTGTAAGAAGACGTGCAAACCTGAAGAGGTGCGTTCAGAACATGGTTGGGTAATGTGCGGCAAACGTAAGGCATGCTGTGTTCCAGCTGACAAACGTTCTGCttatccttctttctgtgtccGCTCAAAGACTACGAAAACTTCAACAgtaacagcaacagcaacagcaacaacagcaacagcagcaacaccTTTGATGATATCTAATGGTTTGATATCTTCGATGACTACGATGGCCGCTACCCCTGTTTCTCCCACTACTTGA